CCGGGCCGGCCGGCGTCGGCCGCGGCCCGCTCCGCCACCCCGGGGCGACCGTCGACGGCCACCGCCCGGGCCGCCTCCCGGGCGGCGTGGACGGTGGCCACGTGGGCGGCGACGACGAGGCCGGCCTGGACCACCAGGAGGAGCCCGACGAGCACCACCGGCAGCGCCAGGGCCAGCTCGACGGTGGCCTGGCCGCCCTGGCGGGCCACCCGCCCCGCCCGTCGCGGCCGGCGGGTCACAGGCGGCTCTGGAGCTCGTCGAACA
Above is a window of Iamia majanohamensis DNA encoding:
- a CDS encoding TadE/TadG family type IV pilus assembly protein → MARQGGQATVELALALPVVLVGLLLVVQAGLVVAAHVATVHAAREAARAVAVDGRPGVAERAAADAGRPGCRTTVRRPAQPGAVLTVTLACPAPTDVALVGPLLPDPTVEASASMRVER